From the Actinomycetota bacterium genome, the window ACCAACTCCTGGCGGTCGTGGAACCAGCTTTCCTGCGGCGCGGAGGCGGCCGCCCTCGCGACCGGCTCCATCGGGGGAGGGGCGGACGTCGTCCGGGGGCTGGCGACCACGCCCCCCATCCGTGACTCGGCCCCCGCGATGAGCTCGGACAGTTCCACGTCCAGCGCCTCGGCGATCTGTCCCAGGACGCGGGTGGACGGGTGCTTTCGTCCGCCCTCGATCTCCGACAGGTACGGGTAGGACAGGCCCGTCAGGCTGGCCAGGGTCTTGCGGTCGATGCCGCGCTCGGTGCGCATGATGCGGATCGTGAGGCCCAGGGCCTTGTCCCCGGCCCCCGGACGGCTGCTCATCGCAACACCCTAGCAGCAGATCACCCTTGTCCGGTTGCATCTTGTCGCTACTAGCATCTATAGTACCTCCCATAGAAGCCATACGAGCCGAGGAGGACGCTGTGAGCAACAACGGTGACGCCAGAAAGAGGGCCTACGACGTGGGAGCCCAGGCCGCACGCGCACGTATAGATAAGGAGGCGCCGCACCTCGCCGAGGCCCTGAGGGCGGTCTGCGGATCGGACATCGTGGTGGTGGACGGGTGCTACGACCACGTCCATCTGGTCCTGGACTCGATGCAGATGCCGTTCGTCCGGGTGCCGGCCGAGGCGCTGGGGCGGGTGGCGCTTCGTCCGGAGCAGCTGCTGATCGTGAACTGCCCCGGACAGATCGAGCGGGACGCCGTCGGCCGGATCCGGCAGTTCGTGGACGACGGCGGCTCGCTTTTCAGCACGGACTGGGCCCTGCGCCACGTCATCGAGCCGTGCTTTCCCGGCACGGTCGACTACAACGGCACGCCGACGCGCGACGACGTCGTCCGCATCGAGGTCACGGCGCACGACAACCCGTTTCTGCGGGGAGTGATGGACCCGTCCGACGACCCGCAGTGGTGGCTGGAGGGATCGTCCTACCCGATCCGCGTGCTGGACGCGGGGGTCCAGGTGCTCGTCCGCTCGTCGGAGCTGGGCTCGCGCTATGGGGAACCGGCGGTGGCGGTGCGCTTTGAGCACGGACGCGGCGAGGTGTTCCACATGATCTCGCACTACTACCTGCAGCGGACCGAGCTGCGCACCGAGCGCCACGCGCAGTCGTCGGCGGGGTGGTTCGAGGAGAAGGGCGTCCCGATGCCCGCGGGGGCCGCCGACCTGTGCGTGGGCGACGTCGAGTCGGCCTCGTCGTCGGTGCGCCTGGTGGCGAACCTGGTGGGTGAGAAGAAGTCCAGGACCCTGAAGGGAAGCGACAAGTCCTGACCCGCGGGGGGGGCGTCGAGCGCGACTAGCATCTTGGGTGGAAGGGAGGTGGCGATGGCTAGTCGAATGAGCTGGACCCCCTGCTCGTGTGGTGAGTCGCGCGTGTTCGACATCAAAGAGCACGCGGAGTGCGACGGCTGCACCAAGAGGTTCGTCCGTCCCGCTTCGGGGGGTTCATGGCGAGAGTGTCCTGCTTGCGGCGGTGAGCGGGAGACCGTTCGCGTCAGCGGCGCCTGCGTCACCTGCAATGAACGGCGGGACGCCCCTCCGACGCCGATGACCGACGAGCCGGTAGGGCCTGTTCTGCCGGCTTCAGATCCGAGTCCCGCCGACGCTTCACCGCATCCTCCTCCTGATGTCGTGAGGATCTCCGTTCCCAGTCGACCTGCCGACGCTCAACCTCCGGATCTGGGGGAGCGTCCCGCGCCGTCGGTTTACGCGCATACGTCCTCGGAGGACGGCCTTCGGGGCGGGCAGCTGGTGAGCGGGATCGTCGGGATGTTCGCAGCGGTTGGCCTCGGGATGGGGCTCGCTGCCGTCCTGTTCCTGAACGCGATCGGCTTCTACAAAGCGCGTTCCGGTGATGGCCTGGAGGGATTCGGCGAAGCAATCGCAGGAAGCCTCGCCCTGGGCGCAGTGCTCGTGTTCTCGATACTCGTGGGAACGGTGCTGGCCGCCATGGCCGGCATCGTGGTGGCCAGAGTCGCCAGATCAGGGGGTTCGGCAGCCGGACTCGCGGCACTCGCATCCGGCCTCGGACACCTCGCTCTGGTTGCTGCCGCGGGCGCTGTTCTTCTCGGGGGGTCCTCCGTCCTGGCGGAGTCGGCTCCCGACACGCCGGCTCCAACGCCTGAGCCGGTGGAGTCAAGGGATCCGGAGGAGCGGGCTGACTGCGTCCGGCTGTTCGGGGCCGACTCCCGGATTTGTCAGGATCCGACGCCCGAACCTGCAGATGACATCAACGACCGCGACGATGGCGATAAGGCGCCCATCGCCCTGAGCGCGATCCTCAAACTGGCGCTGGGAGTGCTGCCCGCAGCTCTGGTGGGAGCTTTGACGGGTCTGCTGCTGTTCACTCCCAGCCGCAGACGTAGGCCCGAGGTGTAGGACATTTCGAGGCCTCGTCGCCGGCATCCCGCCGTGTTGCCTACAGCTGATGCTGTTGTTAACGTCTGCGACGAGACTTGACTGCCCGGCCCGTCCGCCGGGCTGACCGAGGGGGGCAAATGCTTACTAGGACGTTGGTGCGCGATGCCCTGATCCGGCTCTCGGTCGTGCTCGGCCTGG encodes:
- a CDS encoding helix-turn-helix transcriptional regulator → MSSRPGAGDKALGLTIRIMRTERGIDRKTLASLTGLSYPYLSEIEGGRKHPSTRVLGQIAEALDVELSELIAGAESRMGGVVASPRTTSAPPPMEPVARAAASAPQESWFHDRQELVAHAMLSEPAGGPRDDDITDELLDLVRRLDPSDQRRLLDLARRLSS